The Paracoccus sp. MC1862 genome includes a window with the following:
- a CDS encoding [protein-PII] uridylyltransferase, translating into MIRSAEDGAAVQPIQSAPALPGAHPLFDSESAIIGLDAALQGLTDPREIRARTVALLSTARAEAMADIVAGLASHPRKGRETVRAIAQLTDATVRAIHHVATVRLHPNLAPTEGERLAVLAVGGYGRGEMAPHSDVDLLFLLPWKPTGWIESVIESMLYMLWDLKLKVGQATRSIDECIRLAEADMTIRTSLLEHRLVCGDALLGQTLRERLWPELFERTVPQFIEAKLEERKERHRRQGGRRYVLEPNVKEGKGGLRDLQTLYWIAKYIHQVDRAIELVDAGHFTRAEHTTFWAAEDFLWAVRCHMHLVAGRAVEKLSFDMQVEVAGRMGYRDAGGRRGVEIFMQDYFRQATRVGELTRVFLTGLEQRHLYRATLLERFRKPRVAAGFRVETGRLAIADPDSFFADPLNILRVFEEALRSGILIHPEAMRLVAQNLYRIDEPMRADPEAARIFLDLLLKHGNPERALRRMNELGVLGAYIPEFERIVAMMQFNVYHHYTVDEHLIQCVAALAQIERGELVEDLPIVSAVMAEGKLDRTVIYLATLLHDIGKGRPEDHSIIGAQIARRVCQRLGLDPARIELVEWLIRNHLLMSDVAQKRDISDPRTLRDFAKAVRSRQRLDLLAVLTVCDIRGVGPTTWNNWKAELLRKLHRLTADVLENGLEDVNREQRVDEARRSLRHLLTAQGWAPADIRAEVRRHYDSYWQGLPTDTQQVFARLLKGISADEIRMDLDPDLRRDATRAAFVMADHPGLFSRLAGALALVGANVVDARTYTTRDGYATAVFWVQDAEGRPYASDRLPQLKRMIFRTLAGEVVPRDALTERDKPKKRDRAFRFPTHVTFDNEGSEIHTIIQVDTRDRPGLLYDLTRTLAANHIQIVSAVIATYGAQVVDSFYVKDAFGLKLTQPAKREALERRLHQAIREGAERAEA; encoded by the coding sequence TTGATCCGATCCGCAGAGGACGGCGCCGCCGTTCAGCCGATCCAGAGCGCCCCGGCCCTGCCCGGGGCGCATCCGTTGTTCGACAGCGAATCCGCGATCATCGGGCTGGACGCCGCGCTGCAGGGGTTGACCGACCCGCGCGAGATCCGTGCCCGCACCGTGGCGCTGCTGTCCACCGCCCGCGCCGAGGCGATGGCCGACATCGTCGCGGGCCTTGCCAGCCACCCCCGCAAGGGGCGAGAGACGGTCCGCGCCATCGCGCAGCTGACCGATGCCACCGTCCGCGCCATCCACCATGTCGCCACCGTGCGCCTGCATCCGAACCTCGCGCCGACCGAGGGCGAGCGGCTGGCGGTGCTGGCCGTCGGCGGCTATGGGCGTGGCGAGATGGCGCCCCATTCCGACGTGGACCTGCTGTTCCTGCTGCCCTGGAAACCCACCGGCTGGATCGAAAGCGTCATCGAATCGATGCTCTACATGCTGTGGGATCTCAAGCTGAAGGTCGGGCAGGCCACGCGGTCCATCGACGAATGCATCCGGCTGGCCGAGGCCGACATGACCATCCGCACCAGCCTGCTGGAACACCGGCTGGTCTGCGGCGACGCCCTGCTGGGGCAGACCCTGCGCGAACGCCTGTGGCCGGAACTCTTCGAGCGCACGGTGCCCCAGTTCATCGAGGCCAAGCTGGAGGAGCGGAAGGAGCGCCACCGCCGGCAGGGCGGCCGACGCTATGTGCTGGAACCCAACGTCAAGGAAGGCAAGGGCGGGCTGCGCGACCTGCAGACGCTTTACTGGATCGCCAAATACATCCACCAAGTGGACCGCGCGATCGAGCTGGTGGACGCCGGCCATTTCACCCGCGCCGAGCACACGACCTTCTGGGCGGCCGAGGATTTCCTGTGGGCCGTCCGCTGCCACATGCATCTGGTCGCCGGCCGCGCAGTCGAAAAGCTCAGCTTCGACATGCAGGTCGAAGTGGCGGGCCGCATGGGCTACCGCGACGCGGGCGGGCGGCGGGGGGTCGAGATCTTCATGCAGGATTATTTCCGTCAGGCCACCCGCGTGGGCGAGTTGACCCGCGTCTTCCTGACCGGGCTGGAACAGCGCCACCTGTATCGCGCAACCCTTCTGGAACGGTTCCGCAAGCCAAGGGTCGCCGCAGGCTTCAGGGTGGAAACCGGGCGCCTTGCCATCGCCGATCCTGACAGCTTCTTCGCCGATCCCCTGAACATCCTGCGCGTCTTCGAGGAAGCCCTGCGCAGCGGCATCCTGATCCACCCCGAGGCGATGCGGCTGGTGGCGCAGAACCTTTACCGCATCGACGAGCCCATGCGCGCCGACCCCGAGGCCGCGCGCATCTTCCTCGACCTGCTGCTGAAGCACGGCAACCCGGAACGCGCCCTGCGCCGGATGAACGAACTGGGCGTGCTGGGCGCCTATATTCCCGAATTCGAGCGCATCGTCGCGATGATGCAGTTCAACGTCTATCACCACTACACGGTGGACGAGCACCTGATCCAATGCGTGGCGGCGCTGGCGCAGATCGAGCGGGGCGAACTGGTCGAGGACCTGCCCATCGTCAGCGCCGTCATGGCCGAGGGCAAGCTGGACCGGACGGTGATCTACCTCGCCACCCTGCTGCACGACATCGGCAAGGGACGCCCCGAGGATCACTCGATCATCGGGGCGCAGATCGCCCGGCGGGTGTGCCAGCGCCTGGGGCTGGACCCCGCGCGGATCGAACTGGTCGAATGGCTGATCCGCAACCACCTGCTCATGTCGGACGTGGCGCAGAAGCGCGACATCTCGGACCCGCGCACGCTGCGCGATTTCGCCAAAGCGGTGCGCTCGCGCCAGAGGCTGGACCTGCTGGCGGTGCTGACCGTCTGCGACATCCGGGGCGTGGGGCCGACCACCTGGAACAACTGGAAGGCCGAGCTTCTGCGCAAGCTGCACCGGCTGACGGCGGACGTGCTGGAAAACGGGCTTGAGGATGTCAACCGCGAGCAGCGCGTGGACGAGGCGCGCCGCAGCCTGCGCCACCTGCTGACCGCCCAAGGCTGGGCGCCCGCCGACATCCGCGCCGAGGTCAGGCGGCATTACGACAGCTACTGGCAGGGGCTGCCCACGGACACGCAGCAGGTCTTCGCCCGGCTGCTGAAAGGCATCTCGGCCGACGAGATCCGCATGGACCTGGACCCCGACCTGCGGCGGGACGCGACGCGGGCGGCCTTTGTCATGGCGGACCATCCAGGGCTGTTCTCGCGTCTGGCAGGGGCGCTGGCGCTGGTCGGCGCCAACGTGGTGGACGCGCGGACCTATACCACGCGCGACGGCTATGCGACCGCCGTGTTCTGGGTGCAGGATGCCGAAGGGCGGCCCTATGCGTCCGACCGCCTGCCCCAGCTCAAGCGCATGATCTTCCGCACGCTGGCCGGAGAGGTCGTGCCCCGCGACGCCCTGACCGAGCGCGACAAGCCGAAAAAGCGCGACCGCGCCTTCCGCTTCCCGACCCATGTCACCTTCGACAACGAGGGGTCCGAGATCCACACGATCATCCAGGTGGACACCCGCGACCGGCCCGGGCTGCTTTACGACCTGACGCGGACGCTGGCCGCGAACCACATCCAGATCGTCAGCGCCGTGATCGCCACCTACGGCGCGCAGGTGGTGGACAGCTTCTACGTC
- a CDS encoding penicillin-binding protein activator has protein sequence MVSIPLRPASASWRRPLMRVAALVSALALAACEPVQEQASGPQTGPVIDPSQPVQVALLVPGGSGDPNYDYMARSMANAARMAVADAQGARIDLRVYESGDDAARAVQEANRAVGEGAKVIVGPLHAESANAVGNAVRGRVNVVSFSNNADIAGGNLFVLGNTFANTANRLVSYGVDRGLSRFLIVHETDVAGQIGGNAIEGAIARNRATTVGKTGHGPTRAEMDRIAPTIARAAAANQAQAIFLTGNNVAVLPEITGALADVGLSGQSIQLMGLTRWDIPSDRAGLPQLQNGWFAVPDLPRIAEFNARYRAAFGEQPHEFATLAYDGVSAIAAQVRAGRRDAVTTAGLTRGSGFAGIQGAFRLLPDGGNQRQLAVATLRNGQLVIIDPPSRSFRGAGF, from the coding sequence ATGGTCTCCATCCCCCTGCGGCCCGCCTCGGCGTCTTGGCGCCGCCCTCTGATGCGCGTGGCGGCGCTGGTCTCGGCACTGGCACTTGCCGCCTGCGAGCCGGTGCAGGAGCAGGCTTCCGGCCCGCAGACCGGCCCGGTCATCGACCCGTCACAGCCGGTGCAGGTCGCGCTGCTGGTGCCGGGCGGCTCGGGCGATCCGAACTACGACTACATGGCGCGGTCGATGGCGAATGCGGCGCGGATGGCGGTGGCCGACGCGCAGGGCGCCCGCATCGACCTGCGGGTCTATGAAAGCGGTGACGACGCGGCCCGCGCGGTGCAGGAAGCGAACCGTGCGGTCGGCGAGGGCGCCAAGGTCATCGTCGGACCGTTGCATGCGGAGTCGGCCAATGCAGTGGGCAATGCGGTGCGCGGGCGGGTGAACGTCGTGTCATTCTCGAACAACGCCGACATCGCCGGCGGCAACCTGTTCGTGCTGGGCAACACCTTCGCGAACACCGCAAACCGGCTGGTCTCCTATGGAGTGGACCGGGGCCTCAGCCGCTTCCTCATCGTCCACGAGACGGATGTCGCAGGCCAGATCGGCGGCAATGCCATCGAGGGCGCCATCGCCCGCAACCGCGCGACCACCGTCGGCAAGACCGGCCACGGGCCGACGCGGGCCGAGATGGACCGCATCGCCCCCACCATCGCCCGGGCGGCGGCCGCCAACCAGGCGCAGGCGATCTTTCTGACCGGCAACAACGTGGCCGTTCTGCCCGAGATCACCGGCGCGCTGGCGGATGTCGGGCTGAGCGGGCAGTCGATCCAGTTGATGGGCCTGACCCGCTGGGACATCCCGAGCGACCGTGCCGGCCTGCCGCAACTCCAGAACGGCTGGTTCGCGGTCCCCGACCTGCCTCGCATCGCCGAGTTCAACGCCCGCTACCGCGCCGCCTTCGGCGAGCAGCCGCATGAATTCGCGACGCTGGCCTATGACGGGGTTTCGGCCATCGCGGCGCAGGTCCGCGCCGGGCGGCGCGATGCCGTGACCACCGCCGGGCTGACCCGCGGCAGCGGATTCGCCGGCATCCAGGGCGCCTTCCGCCTGCTGCCCGACGGCGGCAACCAGCGCCAGCTTGCGGTCGCCACCCTGCGGAACGGGCAGCTTGTCATCATCGACCCGCCCAGCCGCAGCTTCCGCGGCGCCGGTTTCTGA
- the rsmI gene encoding 16S rRNA (cytidine(1402)-2'-O)-methyltransferase, whose protein sequence is MREDERSGRHEAVPPGAEPARVLAASVLASRLDPGLYLVATPIGAARDITLRALDVLNAADLLAAEDTRTLRHLMSIHGVPLRGRRILAYHDHNADRARPSILTAINEGLSVAYCSDAGTPLVADPGFRLSRDVAEAGGRVHAVPGASALLAALTVAGLPTDRFLFAGFAPSQKGARRRWLERQAGLDATVVIFESPRRVKDMLKDLCEIDGDRDIAVCRELTKKFEEVLRGPARTVMEAIPEEGLRGEVVVVMAPAGEVVAGDEAVRAALACRLGRMTMRDAAAEVAVAVGRPRKDVYRMALAMQEERDDDGADALD, encoded by the coding sequence ATGCGCGAAGACGAACGATCCGGCCGCCACGAGGCGGTTCCTCCAGGGGCCGAGCCTGCGCGCGTTCTCGCGGCCTCGGTCCTCGCCTCGCGACTTGATCCGGGGCTTTACCTTGTCGCAACGCCCATCGGGGCCGCGCGGGACATTACGCTGCGGGCGCTCGACGTGCTGAACGCCGCCGACCTGCTGGCGGCCGAGGACACCCGCACCCTGCGCCACCTGATGTCGATCCACGGGGTTCCGCTGCGCGGGCGGCGCATCCTTGCCTATCACGACCACAATGCCGACCGCGCCCGGCCCTCGATTCTGACCGCGATCAATGAGGGGCTTTCGGTCGCTTATTGCTCGGACGCGGGCACACCGCTGGTGGCCGATCCGGGGTTCCGGCTGTCGCGGGACGTGGCGGAGGCAGGGGGGCGGGTCCATGCCGTTCCTGGCGCCTCGGCCCTGCTGGCGGCGCTGACGGTGGCGGGGCTGCCGACGGACCGCTTTCTCTTTGCGGGCTTCGCGCCGTCGCAGAAGGGGGCGCGGCGGCGCTGGCTGGAACGGCAGGCGGGACTGGATGCGACGGTGGTGATATTCGAAAGCCCGCGGCGCGTTAAGGATATGTTGAAAGATCTCTGCGAGATCGACGGGGACCGTGATATCGCGGTTTGCAGGGAACTGACGAAGAAGTTCGAAGAGGTTCTGCGCGGACCCGCCCGGACGGTGATGGAGGCGATCCCCGAGGAGGGTTTGCGGGGCGAGGTCGTGGTGGTGATGGCGCCGGCTGGCGAGGTGGTAGCGGGCGACGAGGCGGTTCGTGCCGCGCTTGCCTGTCGGCTGGGCAGGATGACCATGCGGGACGCAGCGGCCGAGGTGGCAGTTGCGGTCGGACGCCCGCGCAAGGATGTGTATCGCATGGCCTTGGCCATGCAGGAGGAACGGGACGATGACGGTGCTGATGCCCTGGACTGA